The Coffea arabica cultivar ET-39 chromosome 1e, Coffea Arabica ET-39 HiFi, whole genome shotgun sequence genome has a window encoding:
- the LOC140016774 gene encoding putative F-box protein At1g53550, translating into MAELPIEIVTDVLSRLPLKALFRCKCVCKTWCNLLSDSWFVKLWETKWRKLRFFYVQDLACSRDGNRCTHQFTSADEEVRSIVQEFTKEGKYYTKCSPQAWGHAIGFGHVPSTGEYKVVRIFTAEFVHGDDIDGDFGCEIFSIRHEGNYYSSSDSWRVINRSKCPYPIRSTAIFVNGRLYWVVNTDCPFPPDHDNAIIFFDLASENFGYVPHPPDYQHEQESSIYVLDLAGTLSLLNLDENLIRLWMLDDYDKGVWTETHYIMLDPLPWEDDISFKFMVGRELQMAPWHCKYRLYYNIDTRTFRRVEKPEPAGSHGWTFRYYWESYEDLMENHKVLALC; encoded by the exons ATGGCAGAACTCCCAATTGAGATAGTGACTGACGTACTATCAAGGCTTCCTTTGAAAGCCCTCTTCAGATGCAAGTGTGTCTGCAAGACATGGTGCAACTTACTATCGGATTCTTGGTTCGTGAAATTGTGGGAAACTAAGTGGAGAAAACTCCGTTTCTTTTACGTACAAGATCTAGCATGTTCCCGTGATGGAAATCGTTGTACCCACCAATTTACATCCGCAGATGAAGAAGTTCGTAGCATTGTGCAAGAATTCACCAAGGAAGGAAAATACTATACGA AGTGCTCTCCACAAGCATGGGGTCATGCAATTGGTTTTGGACATGTACCTTCTACGGGAGAGTACAAAGTTGTGAGAATATTCACTGCAGAATTTGTGCACGGAGATGACATAGACGGTGATTTCGGTTGTGAAATCTTTAGCATTAGACATGAAGGCAATTATTATTCATCATCAGATTCTTGGAGAGTCATTAATCGATCCAAGTGCCCATATCCAATTCGTAGTACCGCTATTTTTGTTAATGGACGTCTTTACTGGGTAGTCAATACTGACTGTCCTTTTCCACCAGATCATGATAATGCCATAATATTCTTCGATTTGGCTAGTGAAAATTTTGGGTATGTCCCCCATCCTCCAGATTACCAGCATGAACAAGAAAGTTCCATTTATGTGTTGGATCTGGCAGGTACCCTTAGCCTACTTAACTTGGATGAAAATCTGATTCGACTATGGATGCTTGATGATTATGACAAAGGCGTCTGGACCGAAACACATTACATCATGTTAGACCCTCTGCCTTGGGAAGACGATATAAGCTTTAAATTTATGGTGGGCAGGGAATTACAGATGGCACCTTGGCATTGTAAATACAGACTCTACTACAACATTGACACGCGAACTTTTAGAAGAGTTGAAAAGCCTGAGCCTGCAGGATCTCATGGGTGGACTTTTAGATACTACTGGGAAAGCTATGAAGATCTGATGGAAAATCACAAAGTACTAGCATTATGTTAG